The nucleotide sequence agATACTTGAATCAATCACATTTTTCATAGTAATTATCATAAtgcaaaaatcatattttaaatattaaatatttaaatattttctagtAGTAGCGTAAATTcagattatatttaaatttgtaaatacTAACTTGTTTGTAGTTACATAACAGTAGTATCTGTTTTAATACACGTATGAAAAATCTGTTATAAAGtgtcaaaatgtttgaaaatgtttaaagtgACTTGACAGTGAGATTTTCACATTAGACTACAgataaataaaactgacaaatttTACGTAATCATCATACATTCTCTAAGATCCAGCAGAAGCTCAAGCACAGCCTGACTATTTCAAAGCAAGCGTCCTCCTGTCTGTTTTCAGATCGTGCTGCATCGAGAGGAGGAGGTGTTGGACTGTGAGTGTGACATGGCCATGATGCACCATCTCCTGTCCCGCATCCCACAGGACCTCCCGTACGAGACGCTGATCAGCCGCGCCGGAGACCTGTTCGTCCAGTTCCCTCCGTCTGAGCTGGCCAGAGAGCGCAATCAGCTGTAAGCCCGTCTCCCTCGCTCTAACTGTTTTCCTCACAACAAACCACAAACCACTGTCTTTTGTCCAGGACGGCCGTCTCCACCTTCAAAGACTTCGAGCTGGCGTCGACACAGCAGCGTCCCGACACAGTGCTCCGGCAGAGACGGAAAGAGATTCAGCAGCAGCAGAAGCGTGCTCTGGAGGCGCAGCGAGGGACCGTAGCAGTCGTCCAGCCCACGGCGCGCCGCTTCATGCGTCTGGCGGTCATGGGGTTGACCGTGGCGCTGGGGGCCGCCGCTCTAGCCGTGGTAAACTCTGCCCTGGAATGGGCTCCGAAACTAGACTTGCTCTTCCCGTGAAGGAGCCCAACCACAGCGTCTCGGTTTGAAGAGTTATTTGAGGACTGCATATTGTTATTTTGCCTTTGTAATTGTCAGACTAATGAATAAAATATCGTGCAGATAGTTACTGTAATTAAACAAGATTATTTTCCCCCCATTGAATGAGGTGAGGATATTGAGCAAAGTATATCACTTCCTTCAGGAGACGATGAAAATGTGTCCTGGATGTACAGTGGAGGTACGTACACTTCACGTCTCGAatatgaatcacgctctgagcaaaTTTTTGTGAAAATAGTTAACTTGATTTTTGTCTTTCTCACAAAGATGAATTTTTGCTGATTATTTACTCACCCGAAGGCCATCCGAGATcaagatgggtttgtttcttcgtcagatttggagaaatgtagcattgcatcacttgctcaccaacgaATCcattgaagtgaatgggtgccgtcagaatgagagtccttacagctgattaaaaacatcacaataatccacacctctccagtcttgtgaagtaaaaaaaactgtgtttgtaagaaacaaatctattaagatgtttttaacttttttactAACTTTTAACCGTTGCTTCCAGCTACAATTCTAGTCCTCTATtcaaaatattgctttctccagtgaaaaaagttgaattaggagagaaatatgGACTCTCAGGAATATGGAACTTACGGATTCATATTTTGGTCAGAAgctgttttaaagttaaaaaattgctgtggattattgtgatgtttttaatcagctgtatggactctcattctgacggcacccattcactgcagaggatccattggtgagcaagtgatgtgatgctacatttctccaaatctgttctgatgaagaaacaaactcatctacatcttggatggattGAGGGTGAGTAGAATTACAGCAAATTTTCGATTTGGGGTTactatttctttcaaaattcatGTACATTATGTGTTTAACAGTTTATCAACCATTTAGTTGTACATTGCTCATAATACAATTTTCATCTAAACTGTCACACTATGCAACAATTTAATGATAGTTggaatttttcttttaaaattcaaACTGAATGCAAACCATTTcgtaagaatgtttttttttttttttttgaactaatATTTTTgtagcatttgaaaaaaaaaaaaagtttccatatATTGTCAAACCAAATTCAATAATAATTTGCACAAGTCTGCTTATATAAAAGTCCGTTGTAAAGCTTTTTTCCTTAATGCGACAATTTATGTTTGAAATTCGTGTACAAAAACAACATTCAAACAAAAACAACCATTCAAAATAACATTCATATGAAAATCAACCATTTCACAAGAGcttttttagaaatgtattttagaaATTTGCTCAACTTGTGGTTCATGATCGAGACAGCATGTACTttgctacattaaaaaaaacggaTATATCGAGACCAAAATATTTTTCGAGCCCTTGTTTGTAGGATTGGAAATTGAATCTGGTTGAGGACCCCTTATAAacagaatattattttattaagtgtATGTAAAGTTAGGAAAGAAACGATTTATGAAAGCATATAACGACCGTCTTATGTtcatagtttttatgtttttagaggTTATTTTTTCActacatttcagtttttctctccGAATCATCTTAATTACAGTATGTATGTGATAAGCGCTGATCTTAGATCATAACGTGCAATTTTCACGAATCTCAGCTGGAATCGAAACCACTTCTGAATAACTTTAGCTGATAAACAAACTTGAGATTTCTTGACTGTTGATTGTGTAATCGCTGAACGTGAATTTGGTAGCTACACTAATTGATCTCCAGATGGGTGTTGAATCATGGcacattgttttttattgtttaaatgctGATCGTTTTCATTAAACATCATCTTCTAAGCTTAGAGTAACATTAAAGGCGATATTTTCCAGGACTCTAACACTGCTTGGTTTGAAAATATCCTTAAAtcatgatttattgaaataactcGTTGCCATCCACACAGTACTACTGTTTATGCTATTATTTTGCACTAAAGAACACGCTTCTTGCTTATTTTTTTGCACTTTGAGAGATTGTCTCTGATTCGTTGAAGTTAATGCGTCACGGTTGACCATGttgctaaatatgtttaaataaaaagaccagATAAATCCTGCATTGGTTTTTATGTGAATTATTTACATTGaggagtttatttttatttaaattaatttgcattAGCTCCATTTTTGTATTCCAGCTTTATTGAATCATAttgtaaacaaaacaatattatCATTCACACACTGAAAATGCTTCAgtgtgtataaaaaaataattttgatatgccagtaattacaataattaagCATTCTTTAATACATCATAAAGGCACAACTGCAAACTTGATTACAAACTATTGCATTTTTcctgcatttaaattaatcttGAATATGCTGTTTTCTTCTGTTGTATCTTCATTGATCAAAATTGCATATTTTGCTATGatcttacaacaacaacaacaacaaaaatccttGGATTCTTTACAAAAATGGCTTAAAAGAAATCAAGACTTAAACACAATAATGCTTTACTCTCACTATATCATTGCACAAAGTCCCAGAGCATCAGTCAGAAAGTGGTAGTGATTTAAGACCATTAAATGTCACTTTTTCACCAGTTTCTATTCTCCTGTGAAAcctcaaatattttacatttctaaacatGTTCTGAATATTAAGTCAGAACATATCTATTTAATACAGAGAACTGGATTAATGTGCCAGTGATTTGACTTATCACATGTATTAAAGCTATAACCGCAAACTGTGTGTAGCACATCAGCCCCACCTGGATTATTTTAAGGAGTTTGTAAGTGTTTTTTAACCCGTAGCGCAGGTTTTTGTTTGTTGAATCAGCATCATTCAGTGATGCCGCCGGTGTTCAGTGGCAGTTCTGGCAGCGTGGATGGCAGAGGGCTCCGTCGACTCGACATCTGCATCCACCTGATGTGTCTCCAGCGCCCTGAGGAACCAACACCAGGTCCAGGTTAGGCGTCAGATGTTTGTGAATCACTGAACTAATGATTTAAGTAGATTTTTGACTGACCTGAGGTCCCCATCGGGCTTGTTTGGTCACCCAGCATATCTCGGTCTTACACATAAGACAGCAGATCCAGTCACAGCCGTCCTTCTTCTGGACGATCACCTGACATTTGGGACAGTTCATCGCCTCGCCGTTGTTCAGGAGTTGCTGGAAAGAAAATCGGTCAATAGGTATCAGATATTGCTAGTGTATTGAAAACGTAAAGCACATTCAGTGAAGTCTGATTCCCGAAccaatttattgtattaattgttTCTTTGTAGGGAATTGGACATAAAGTGCAAAATGTGTAGCCTGATTCCCAAACAAGGACTTTTATGAATCAAATCTTTTGTAGTCAATCAAACATATACAGCAAGATCAgtagctgggtttccatccaaagttgcgaatttgcgcaaaattggaatatcgcataaaacatttgcgatcAAGCAATATGTCCATCCAATGAGAAAACGAGAACAGAATTGTCAcatcctgataaactggcaccaTAAATCACCAAGAAATGTATGAGAAGctctgaatataataaaaatatataagaaatttCTCGTGCCTAAGAGTAAACAGACGAAACATGATCAATTCTGGCAATTGGTTTCGGATGTGGATGCCTGTTGTTGGGGACACAGGGAGGCAATTTTACGTAAATGCAGACTTTGCTCGGGCATTCAGAAAGACCATAACAACAATTCACGATACCCACCCACTAGTTAGTCAGGTTATGCCTTCCCATAATGCAAAGTTACATGACTTTGTTGATGCGCTTAGAGGAATTTATTCGCAAATGGATTTCAATCTTATATTATTCAAATGAACCCCTTTTTGTCAAAAACCATCTTAAGTGagcataaaaaatgtttttgcgaTTTTTAGTGAATTGAACATAGACAGCACTGCCAGTATAGTTTGATCCTCAAACAAATGACCCTTAAGTATCTGCTCTTTTTAGTCAATCAGAAACATacagcacaaccagtgtagtcCAAATGACTGACTTATGCATTTCCTTTATTCGTTCGTTGaactattaaaaaattaaatatgggtAAGGAAATTCTTTACAATTTCCATGCCTAGTCGGTGATGTTTTGCAATTGCAAAAACCTCAAATATTAGCTAAAAAAGTTTTACCAATAAAAATTTTCGCTTACATCTAACATCTCTGCGGTCTGTCGGGCTGCGTCGTCATTCTGCGCTCGAATACGGAGGTCGTCCTGGTACTCCTTGCAGTTCATTCCCTTGTGAATAGCCTTGACACGCACAAGCACAGTCCTTCAGGTCACCACTACATGCGCTTCCAAACTAGACGTGAActaaacacaaacaaactttGTGTTCACCTTGCAGAGGATACAGTTGGTCTCGTTGCAGATGTCACATGTGAATTCGTTCACGTCATCTTCGAAGATGCACCAGCCGGCGCAGTCGGGCGTCTTGCAGTGGTAACTGTTCTCACTGCGGGACTCTGCGATGTTCAGCCTCAGTTCTAGAAACTTCTGGTGCTCGTCCTGAGAGAGAAGCTGGTGGAAAACCGCAATGTTTGGTGTGTTTTATTAAGTGAACATGTAACTCAATAATTCAGTTTTAAATAATACTGCAGTTAAGCTCTTACTGATCTGATTTCTCTGTCTTGAAGTTTGCAGTTACAGGAATAAGCATTGTCTCTATAAGGACACGCCACTTCTGCATCTGTGCAGTTCAGAACCGTTTCCTTCAGACATTCCCTGTGGGATACACAAAGCTGTATTTCAGTGTGTTTCAGTGGAACTTTCTGTTTATATTAAGTGATAAACAGTCTCACAGCACCTGCAGAAGCTGTGCAGGCACTCTCTCAGCACGGCGCCCTCTCCTGGCATGATGGTGCTAAAGCAGATGGCACAATCCAGCTCTTCCACGTTCTCCACCAGACTGCGGGAATCCGTTTCCAGGAGTTCTTGGAAATTCCTCTCCCGTTCATCCTTAACAGACTACAAAAATAAACGGACAGGCCACATGCGTTATAGTTCTGTTTTTTAATGCAGTATTCATAAATGAAAACAGGAAAAGACAGTcgtaaaaatgcaaaaacaaaaattcttTCTGCAGTTTATATAATTGATATCGATGCTAATGGAATCATCTGAAAATCTAAGCATTTAAAATACTAGGAAACAAGTTACATGATATATtcacaatatatgtatataatttataaattaaacgaaattaaatgtatattatgtaaCTTATAATTACTATACAAAAACTctcataattaatttaatatttcattttatcatATTGGTAGATCAAAAAGGACTAATTGGGAACCAAAAAGATCTAGACTCAACAGGAGCCTTTAAAATCCACAttccaccaaaaaaataaaaaagcaatcatttggatttttttattcatgcataaaatttaagttttgctttaatgattaaaaaacttATTTATGTTTACTAGTTCAGTGCACAACAAATTATGAGCTTTTTTTGCTGTAAAGTACATCCATATGAAGACTCTAAATGTTCCCCATTTTCACTTTCCATTCATCTTTTGAAACAGTAAAGCTTTCACAACGTTCGGTATTTCCACAGTTTGTTCCACAGATGTAAACCCAGAGTTTTTTGGGGGTTTTCCTCTCACAGTCCAATCCAATCTAACTAGCTCATTGTAGTCCAGTGTGTGGTGTCCCCTCAGCTAACCTGCTCGTACTGCAGGCTGGCGAGTTCCTCCTGCTGGAGTCTCCTGGTTTCTGCCTCGTCCGGCTGGTATATGTCAGGAACTTTATAGTTGTCAGGTCTCGCTGTGCTGCACATCTCACATCCTGGACGTGTCGGTTTGTTTAGAAACGTGCAGCCAGGACATGACCAACCAACCGgctataaaaccaaataaaatggATTATGAtagctagacagacagacagacagataaaggcACAGAATAAAACATAGAATAAGAGCACAAAAGACAGATCAACAGAATGATAGCACAACAAATAGAATGATAGAGTGATGACAGAATAATAGATAAAGTGAAATATAGAGTGTCAGAACCATAGAAATTGCAACAGACAAAATAAGGGATGGAGCTACAAATAGAAGGATAGCTAGAACGACAGATATAGAAgtagatagaacaacagatagaaGAACTATAGACAGAATAGCGTgacagatagaatgatagataaagTGATAAACAGAGCACCAGAACCATAGATAGAGCAAcagataaaatgacaaaatgataGATAGAGCTACAAACAGAATGACTGCAACAGAGAATGATAGATGAAGTGAAGGATGAATGAAAAGATGAAAGATAGTTACAAAATTAACGACATAAAAAATAGAGCACCATATAGAATGATAGCTAGAGCTATAGTCAGAATGAGCAACTAAAAGAAtgatggagggacagaaagagcGACAGAACCATAGATAGAGCAACAGATAAAATTATAGATAGAGCTACAAACTGAATGACTGCAACAGAGAACGATTGATAAAGTGAAGGATGAATGAAAAGATGAAAGAATGAACAAGAGTGTTATACAGAATGATAGCTAGAGCAATagacaaaatgacagaaaaagcAACAAATAAAATGGAGCAACAGATAAAGTGACAAAAAGATAGACAGAGTTATAAATGGAATGACTGCAACAGAAAACGACATATAAAGTGACGAATCAATACAAGAATGATAGAGTTACAGAATGAACGATAGAAGAATAAAGTGTTATACAGAACGATAGCTAGAGCGATAGACAAAGAGCAACAAACAGAATGATGGAGCAGCAGAAAGATTGATAGATAAAGTGACAAATAGAGTGCCAGGACCACAGATAGAGCAAcagataaaatgacaaaaagataGAGCTACAAACAGAATGACTGCAACAGAGAGCAATAAATAAAGTGAGAGATTCATAAAAAGATAAAAGACAGAGTTACAGAATAAACAATCGAATAATAAAGTATCATACAGAATGATAACTAGAGGGATAAACAAAATGAGCAACAAATAGAATGATGGAGCGACAGAAAGAGTGATAGAACCATAGATAGAGCAACagataaaattacaaaattatagaTAGAGCTACAAACAGAATGACTGCAACAGAGAACGATTGATAAAGTGAAGGATGAATGAAAAGATGAAAGATAGAGTTACAGAATAAACAATAGAGTGTTACACAGAATGATAGCTAGAGCGATAGACAAAATGACAGAACAAGCAACAAATACAATGATGGAGCGACAGAAAGAGTGATGGATAAAGTGACAGATAGAGTTCCAGAACCACAGATAGAGCAACAGATAAAACGATGAATAGAATGTCAGATATATAGACATAGagacaaaaataacaatacataGAACAACATATTGAAcgaatgatagacagacagacagacctgaGGTTTGGGAGGTAGAGGAGGGCGATTGGCTCCTCTGGCGATGAGCTCTGGTGGCCGATGAGGAGGGCGATCAACGATCTCGATTATATCTTCATtaagaaagaaatgcatttcaGTAAACTCTTAAAAAACAAgtggttcttttttatttttaaatcagaaatACAGGCCAGATACCATCAATCCGCTTGtcctctttctcttttctctcttgtTCCCGGGTCAGATTGGCAGCCTGGGCAGTAAGGATGAAGAGGAAGGCAGAATCATCGTGGTTTCTGATCCCGTAATGATACAAGGTTTCCCTGTCCTGGGCCAGACGCTTCCCGATCACCCAACGCTGAAGGGCCGGGTGGAAGTCATAGTCACGATTGATCTGGAAAACAAATCAGGAAAGACTACAAAGTAAATGAGGGCCCCAGTTAAACTATAAATTTGGGTTTCGCTTTCAAACAAGAATTTTAATCTCAGGTCTATCAGTACCATTATTTACCTTTTCTTTCAGCTCTGAGATTGTCATGTAAACTGGTACCATCACTGTTATTGGGATGTGGGCTTCTGATGCGGCGTCCGCCACTCCTACTCTCAACCTGCGttcatacaaaacaaaacaagaccaTCACATATACTTACAGATCTCCAGCAACGAGTGTTTCTCACCGCAAAAGAACCAGTCTTAAAGCATACCTGATGCTGTCTTTAGCGTATGCTTCGGGATTTAATTTGACACACACTGGGAGTTTCAGATCCAAAAGTCGATTCAGGTATTTGGTCGCTTCATCTTTGTCTCTAGAGTTGATGGCGTCACTCAGCATTTGAGCTGCATCCTCCGCTGAGACAGAAACAATGTGATGTTAACAAGCGTTGCTGTGTTGAAAATGGGTCTTtatatacatagatagatagatagatagatagatagatagatagatagatagatagatagatagatagatagatagatagaagataTAACACTTACCTTCTTCTATATTTCTAGAGGCATCTAAGGCAGCCATACTTTAACATtgaaaccttgaaaaaaaaaggaaagttaaTATAGTTTTACAAACTAAACAAACAtaactataatttttttctttcatacattataataaactttacatataaatattagctttatattatatacaaataccgtatataatataatgtataaaataccatggttaatctaacaattgttttaaatagttactatatttaaataaatatattgaaatatttgatttaattaaatattaaatatcataaaaatatcatatattataGTAAATGTCCAAAActgtagtaatatatatatatatatatatatatatatatatatatatatatatatatatatatatatatatatatatataaagtactgTGGTCGTACCATGGTATTTTTATTTACGCTGTGGTACTGATTATCAATTCCATCCATGGTACTagactcagaaacatttaaaatacatgcaatcaCCAAGGTACTTATTGTTCATGTAcgtttaaataaaatcataatagaaATTACTCAATATACATGCATAAAAGTGTAACAAGTTGTTGTTAGGTAACAACAAACGTTAACAACAAACTTATCCAGCTAAACGAATATGTAACCATCGCTCGCTCAGCTCAACATGTGGAAATAAACTTACCAACCATAGGACAACAGCATCTAAACACTCTCCGTGTTCGTGTTTGTATTTAAACGATACCGTGTTGATCAAAACACCTGAGCTCTTCTGAAAATTAGGGAAGTTTGCAGAAATGAAAAGTGAAACGAAGTGTATCAGGAAGTTAGTCAGGAAAGTCGCAAAACCGTTTTGCGCaagcttatgaaaaaaaaaagcggaAGACATTCTCAGATTatgctataataattataataataattattattattaaaatgaaaaaatataccATCTTTCATTGAATCTTTcttggaaaaatatttttttttttaattattattattgtccgcCATCACGTTTTCAATAATTTCCCTATTGttgtttaattcatttattgactTTTATCGAGGTGTTCTCGCGAGATTTAGTAGAACGAGAGCGCGCATGGCGCTGCGCATGCT is from Carassius gibelio isolate Cgi1373 ecotype wild population from Czech Republic chromosome B22, carGib1.2-hapl.c, whole genome shotgun sequence and encodes:
- the rbck1 gene encoding ranBP-type and C3HC4-type zinc finger-containing protein 1, with product MAALDASRNIEEAEDAAQMLSDAINSRDKDEATKYLNRLLDLKLPVCVKLNPEAYAKDSIRLRVGVADAASEAHIPITVMVPVYMTISELKEKINRDYDFHPALQRWVIGKRLAQDRETLYHYGIRNHDDSAFLFILTAQAANLTREQERKEKEDKRIDDIIEIVDRPPHRPPELIARGANRPPLPPKPQPVGWSCPGCTFLNKPTRPGCEMCSTARPDNYKVPDIYQPDEAETRRLQQEELASLQYEQSVKDERERNFQELLETDSRSLVENVEELDCAICFSTIMPGEGAVLRECLHSFCRECLKETVLNCTDAEVACPYRDNAYSCNCKLQDREIRSLLSQDEHQKFLELRLNIAESRSENSYHCKTPDCAGWCIFEDDVNEFTCDICNETNCILCKAIHKGMNCKEYQDDLRIRAQNDDAARQTAEMLDQLLNNGEAMNCPKCQVIVQKKDGCDWICCLMCKTEICWVTKQARWGPQGAGDTSGGCRCRVDGALCHPRCQNCH